The genomic stretch TTCAATGTTTTTTGTAGTTTTTCAGCGACGATCCTCTTAAAAATTTGAACTAAACAACataattttaattataataattctatgaaactttgtagataataatgtTCATGTGCATAACAATAGCAAAATACGATTCAATGCTTTTCAAATAGTTATTCCtctttgaatttttaatttttaaagtcaGAATCTACTGCAGAATTTTGCCGCACACCTCTTCTGAAATCAgtcattataaattattttgtaaataataaggATAACATGATAGGTGTGCAAATTGACAATAAATTGAGAGCAATTGTTTTTtgggtcatattcctgacttttgtcagaaaatgatggattgaacctggttttatagctagctaaactgcTCACTTGTTTGTCAGTCGCATTAAAtctatattgacaacgatgcttgaacagacacaataggtaaaaatagaAATTTGATCATAATCCTCCGACAGTATCGAGCTTAAATGTTGTATTAACATTTGCCCTAACTGTTCAATGtccgacctctgcggtcgtatcaggcctcgctcagcaaagcattttatttgtAGGAGTTAAACCCCTTGAAAGTAGGCTTCTTTGAAACCGCATAGCGGAATTGCATAAACTGTAGATAATAATTACtttatgtagatgtgcatatctaCAATCAAATTCTGTCCCACGTTATGTCAGTCTGTCCCCCTGTCACGTATACTGTTCTTGCCAAAtttttatgaacatatcaatggtttatatcagcaataaaattgagaatggaaatggggaatgtgtcaaagagacaacaacccgaccataaagcagacaacagcagaaggtcaccaacaggtcttctatgcagcgaaaaattcccaaaccggaggcgtccttcagctggcccctaaacaaatgtctTGGAAGAATTCGAAAAAATACAGTACCGATCAATTATCTGTAATTAAAAATAGATATGCCCCTTTGATAcattaattatattgaaaattgcatCGTTAGTTCTCTCACGTGAACAGTTCCTGTCAGATTCGTATGAAACTCATATGATTGATTTCTAGCCGCCATGACTTTAAAGAATTCGAAAAAAAACAGGGTCGTTCACTTATTTATGAAAGAGTTCTGCCCCTTAAAAATATCGATTATATGGATAATTGCATCGTCAGCACTCtcttgtgtacaattcttgccagattagTAAGAAACTTATACTATTGGTTTTAGTAGCAGTACcgatcaattattttttatagaGAAATACCCTTTGGAAATATTAATTTCTGTGGAAAATTGCAACGTTTTACCACGTAATCATGTGGGATTTTGTGTTCACAGACAATTAAGGGGTATGGAGTGAGTgagcatgctcacaaaggttattttatttttcttggcTTGATCTGCAATGgtgaagacatatgattttcttTATGTGGAAATTAGCAACgtaaatgaaaaaagaaacattgatCGATCAAATGAGTTATTTATCTTAAAATACATGAAGTTGTTTCTTTTTAAAGATGATGAATTTATTATGATATCAAAAGAAGCATTGACTACataattgttttatacattttattattcaaattgagAGATGTAAACAAATAAACAGTTACTTTCAACCCACcaatgtttttttaatgtattgtaccaagtctggaatatggaagttgttcgtttctatgtttgttggcgTTTGTTTATTGTTGCACTTGATAAGCCTCCCTCGGTTTTactttgtaacctggatttgttttcgctcaaccgatttatgactttgaacagcgatatactactgttgtctttatttatattctTCTTATGGTTTTTTCGTTAGATAATTTTAAGACATATAGTTTAAAATATGGGTACAATGCTGGTAAAGTGTAATGATCGAGTCCATGCattatttatttttgcaattttgataAACGTTTGataatgttataaatcaaatttgataACAGGAATTTGACAACTTATACCTTTGTATGAAATGCCTGTCAATATTCTatttataattgatttaagttTATGTGATCAGTTGTGGTGGTGTGCGTATGTCCGTCATCACAGAAGAATCCAAAGAGGCAATACAATCAGCCATACAAGCAGCACGACCTGATACTCCGTACCAGCAACACCAACGAAGTCGGAGTAAAATTAAGGCAAAAAGACAGACAGTCTATAGAATAGGTTGCTACAGTCCGCGATATCCAGACAGGATAGTCGGACTCTTAACATCCACATATCATCATGTGATCAGTTGTATTGTCCATTTACGTACTTATACATTGAAATGCAATatatgtttttagctcacctttcctaaaaggaaaggtgagcttttgccatcacttggcgtccgtcgtcgtccgtcgtcgtccgtcgtcgtccgtcgtcgtccgtcatcgtccgtcgtcgtcgtaaactatttcaaagatcttctcctctgaaactactgaaccaattcaaaccaaacttcatttgattgattcctagggtatctagaataaattttgtgttttaattcccatttcataaaaaaacatggccgccatggctaaaaatagaacataggtgtaaaatgcagtttttggcttatatctcaaaaagtaaagcatttagagcaaatctgacatggggataaaaatgctcaataggtcaagatctatcatccctgaaattttcagaagaatcaaacaacccattgttgggttgctgccacttaattggtaattttaaggaaattttgcagtttttggtcattatcttgaatattattatagatacagagaaactgtaaacatcaaaaatgttcagcaaagtaagatttacaaataagtcaacatgaccaaaattgtcaattgaccccttaatgagttattgtcctttaatgacaattttacacaatttgttcatcatatttgctaactttaaaaaatcttctcctctgaaactactgaaccaatttccAACAAACTTAAGCTGAATTATCATTAAGGtgtctagaataaagtttgtgttttattttctgttttgtcaaaaaatatggttgccatagctaaaaatagagcttaggggtaaaatgcagttttgggcttatatctcaaaaactaaagcttttataGCAAATTTGACAGGTGTGAATATggctgacacagaaattaacaactataggttactgtacagccttcaacaattagcaaagcatAATAGCCAATTTGGCTTTTGATCCCTTAGAATATTGGCCTTTTAACTCAACTTTACACAACTAGTTCATCATGttgtttaacttttaaaatattctcctctgaaactaataaACCAATTTGAGCTAAACTAAGGCTAAAGGATCCATATTGTGTTtagtatatatctatttttttttttaaatggccgccatggctaaggAGAACATAGGGATAATATATACAGTGTTGGGCTTTAaaaatctcaaaaactaaagGAGTTGAAGCAAAACAggtttgtttgtttctttctgtgaggggtctatattattcgggggaagtttcatgtttagtttggaaagtttttattttattttaggtccagcgcgcgccacaatgttttttttatactttcatcataaattatattatgaacacgaaacaaacgagacatttcagtgtgtccactcttgtttttgcttttgaagaagatatgacagaatcgaagaaccatttatataaattgaaaacccaaaataatcattgatggaagatttaagcaaacaatttaaggtgagcgattcaggctcttgagagcctcttgttttattacCCTGACGTAGTAGAGAGGCATTTAGTTTCACCCTTGTTTGTCGGTCGGTCCGTACGTATGTCCGAAACTGGTTATATCGTTCTATAACTTTAGATGGTTTaaaacaaatgatatgaaacttatacacaatacttattaccacaaataCAACTTATACCTTTTTAGGTAATGCCtgtctatattctatttataATTGATTTATGTTGATGTGATCAGTTGTATTGCCCATTTTGTGTATTTGTACATTGTAATGCAATATATCGTTTTAATGACCCCGACGTAGTAGAGAGGCATTTAGTTTTACCATCGTGTTTGTCCGTCAGTCCGTGCGTACGTCCGAAATTGGTTATATAGTTCTATAActatagtttgcctcaatcaaatgtaaTGAATCTTATTACCCCGAAATTCACATCAGGTAAGAATTGGGAAGCGTAACTTTTACCATTCTAATTCTTGTGTTATGTTCCTTTATATGTTAACTTTAATATGAGCAAGGTCATTGTCTATGTTccattgacatattccccatttatgTTATCCCCTTTTCCCCTGACACCGGTAGTTTTTCTAtaatttaagtacaaaatattcattttttttttcagaatacaaCAACATGATGAAGAGGAAAAAGCTTAATCGTTTAACGGGTGAAGGTACCTACGAATCGTATGACATGCGCTGTATGGTAACTGGCCAGTTCGCTGTCGGAAAATCGACTCTGGTGAAGCTATTAGTTGGGGACGTCATTCCCGAAGGAAGACATCCTACAGATGGAATTTCTCTCCTTGAAGGTCGATGTGGTATTGATGTCCAGACAAGAAAATGGGTTCTTTTAAATCCAGGTAAGAGTTGAAATacacaaaatgttttgtttttgtcctgtCTCATTGGAGGGAGCATTAAGCGTTGTCCGTCTTTTCGTCCGTCCGTAGATTATTTGAAGTTCAGAGGTATATCCAAAATAAGTTAAAgtacttttaatttagtttgcctcacttaaatgttatgaaacttacacacaatgtttattaccacatAACACAGATCATGGAGATCAAGATTGAATGTTGATGGCAACTCTTTTGCTTTTTACATTTATGCCctaaacaaatgtaaaaattcctgatttttttgtttccattctcttagtttgcctcaaccaaatgttacgtaacttatgcacaatgcttataaccTTAAAAtactgatcaagtttgaattttaggtGTGTCACTTATACCATTCTAATGTTATGTCCTTTACAAATAATaactataaataatttttatacgcccgtcttttagacgggacgtattatgatataccgttgtccgtccgtccatccgtcgtccacacttcggacaataactcaaaaacactttcaccaatttccatgaaactcaagtgaattgtttatatctattgacgtaaactccctttcgttttttttttaatttcagattttaagttttggatttatggggctttattcataaaaaaggggggattttcaacacttcggacaataactcaaaaaggctttcaccaatggccatgaaactttggtgaattgtttatatctattgatgtaagctccctttcaatttttataaatttcagattttaagttttggatttatggggctttattcataaaaaaagggggatttttaacacttcggacaataactcaaaaaggctttcaccaatgtccatgaaactttggtgaattgtttatatctattgatgtaacaaattatacttaataaaatctgatgaaaacataaaatttgtaaaatctttagttcaatttaaaacattaaatttcttgtaaaaaataggttccatgaatgtcatacgtttgtactattattgaatggttgcaaggatgaaagcacattagcagtccctgagatactaactgttccctgaggcatatatcattttatgataacatttttactatctaagctatggataaaaatcaaatactgtttttgcatataggatgttttactcttgttaaaattggttgcaattgaaatcacaaatgatACCTTAGCATTGCAGATTTTCTATAGAGTTCGGTTTCGGTGGAAGGGTTTAgcgcaataaaaaatgttataaaacataactagtctacaatagcacataataagtgaacaagtgacaacatgaaaatcctaacatgtgactaaatattcctagcattgcagctttttttatagagttcggtttcggtggaagggttgagcgcaataaaaaatgttataaaacataactagtctacaatagcacataataagtgaacaagtgacaacatgaaaatcctaaaattgagaaaggaaatggtgaatatgtcaaagcgacaaccacccgaccatagagcaaacaacagccgaaggcaaccaatgggtcttcaatgtagcgagaattcccgtaggtgtccttcagctggcccctaaaatatgcataatagtacagtgataatggacgtcatagtaaactccgaattatacacaagaaactaaaaattaaaatcatacaagactaacaaaggccagaggctcctgacttgggacaggcgcaaaattgcggcggggttaaacatgtttatgagatctcaaccctccccctatacctctagccaatgtagaaaagtaaaagaataacaatacgtacattaaaattcagttcaagagaagtccgagtctgatgtcaaaagatgtaacaaaagaaaataaataaaatgacaataatacataaataacaacagactactagcagttaactgacatgccagctccagacctcaattaaactgattgaaagattatgtcttcatcatatgaatatcaggtacaatccctcccgttaggggtttagtatcatactatcataaaatatacgagaagaacataacccgtgtcatgccaacaactgtttttttagaaataaatgtgtttagttccgatgcaaagaccctatcagtgaatcaatgttaaagccaaaatatgcaatctttaatgacctgacaacagtatcgtaactataacatgtgactaaatattccttaaatgttaaagggtgtcattttatgaaaaaaataagggaatcaagtctcctaaacatttatcaatatgatcatcttgtgaatattctaaacaataaaaaggtaataatcattatccaccatttgaacaacttttgcatacatctttgtaTAATTTAGTATGATTTCCTTTCTGTgttcaacagaatctaactatgagcaatataccccaagaaaattaccttctttcaaactactataaaatttggaaatcagccatagaattactaaaacccataatcatatatcactttccttatattgcattgaagacttctatgttatatgccaatgttaatgatatttgttttttatgctaaatattgaaaagctgaactaggtttaatcatcagtgtcactgtaatcactgtcctcatcatcagaaaaatcctctttttcattctcagaagaggcctcctcatcatcaatgaaatcctcATCCTCATCATCAATGAGATCCTCATCTccatcatcaatgaaatctttatcttcatcatcaatgaaatccttactttcatcacctacttcctcatttagatcataactttcagtagagtcactttcaccatATTCGCTTTCCCTGTTATCTTTttgctgctcctcattgtcattgtagtcttttttgccatttttatacgcccgtcgtatTTCaaacaacgggcgtatcatgcgctaaagcgcagccctttattgatTAATACTTATTACTACAAAGCTGATCAATTtcaaatttgggtagcgtcacttctACCGTTTTTGAGTTATGttcatttataacattatatggAAACGGGGTCACCTTCCATGTGCCATCGACACATTTCCCCTTTATTTATAGAACTTCAATTTGTCTCTGATAGAAAGGTCTCAATTTTTTACCCGTTTTAGGTCATCAGTTTGTCTTTCATTCctgttcttgtcatcgcaactcatCTGAAACCACAAAAcataaattcataaaactttgtagataatagtAATATAATACTATGTAGATATTCATATCAACCAACCATGTCAACAGCAAATTAggctacatttttttttctctgagaCATAAGTCCCTTTTAACTTAGTATTTTGACCTAAATACACTCCTGCAACAGGTTGTCAccacaactcctctgaaaccgcATAGCAGAATTTCATTAAACTTTGTAGTTGACGGGGACTTAATATGTAGATATACAAATCCACAAAAAACATTATGAGCTTACTTTTGTTTAAGTTACCAGTCTTTGAACTATGGAATTTGATGAGATTCTGTTTGCCAGTGACAAAAAAACGGTATGAGAGCGTGCTTACAAAAGTTCTTTActtcttttttctgtattttaccaATACATGGGAGGGGATTGGgtttttttatcataacttttgTATCAGAAATATGTATAAGTTATGTACATACAAGCCAGAGATTTGTTACACGTTTTTGCATGGGTTGGGCGTCTTGAATTGATTTTTGGTGTAAGCCTTATTTTCAAGACTGTCAACACCAATTCATCCATCGTGGTTAGTGAAGCAGTCAAAACATTTTAGCATGTGTACCCTTGTTTTTAGTTTCATTTGTGTCTCAGTGTAATTGGCTAGCACATCATATAAGcattatcatatatttatatcttcTTATAATTCTATACAGTGGTGTTGGTTTTTTCATACAGGAACTCATAATGCAATGGACGGTGTATACAATAAGGTATTAATGACATCAAGAGAAGGAAAGGAACCCAATCCAAACAAAAAGTTAGACCAACCACAAGCATCAGATATTAGTCCTTCTAGAAGTAAATATGATGACATGGATAATCCAGGTCTTCAACAGCAGTCACAAGCTATTTCATGGCCTCTACCATCAAACACATCAAGTAATATCTCCAACCAAACTTCAGCATCCCTGACGTTATCACCTCAGTCGTCCTCCGTTGTACCTCTATCAAGATATCAGCTGAAACAGAAAATGAAAGCAAAGATGACTAAAGATGAAATCAGAAAGCAAATGGAAAAAGTCCTTAAAAGtggaaaatacaaaatgaaagttGGAAGACTCATCTTCTGGGATTTTGGTGGACAGTATGTCTATTATACAACACACCAGACCTTCATGACTTACAGAGCTTTGTTTCTGGTTGTATTTGATGGAAGCAAAGGATTACATGAACAGGTTCCTGATGTATTGTGTTTTCCTGGGCAGCATATGATACCAACCCCAGCAGGTAATACAGTCAAAGTATTCATTACATGATTGACATATTCAGAAGTTTTACTTCCGTCTGCATAAATGGCTTTCCATAGTCCTATTTGAGACACTTGCATATGACATTATTGAGATAAATCAGAAAATATCATTCAGTAAAGTGactattatttatcagtattgtTGAATTTAAAATCATTCTAAAACCCATCTTACATCTTTCACCGACTTAACATGTAAAGACCAGATGGAtggataattctttttttttaaagtccaaAGTCCAAAAAGTTGGATGCACTACATAACGAGAACATGTAAATGACAATGTTAATGATCAAAATCACATTTTTTACTAAACAGTAGTTTTTTTTCTCGATTGTTGGGGACAAGTGGACATGGAGTCGGACACGTAGAATCATCATATAAAATGTTCGACGAGACAAGTGaaaaatcattgataaaaaacataaaactttCAAGACTAATTACAAACCCCTAAAACATGAACTATTTTTGTATTGCTCTAAATTAATGCTCGAAATACAGGGGTATAATGAAGGGTAGGCCAGGGACATCAATGATAAAACATGCTGGCTGACGGAAACTTTTCTATCAAGTGATAAACCTAGAACACACTTTATTACTACTTTCACTATTATCACTACTAGGTAACATAAAAGCCCAAGGTATGACTGTGCATATTATCTTGTGACCTACATCTAGAAATTggcaatgagggtcgattgaaaacaaaactttacccgacaaaagagatgatttcagctttccaattgtgaacttttcattcccgtgcttgcatttcctatcatgattttcttgatagagggttgaaACTCGCAATGAAGCTATCACACatagagttccaaatggtgaagtcaAAATCATCCCTATGTGAATTTTACGGataccatcacgagttggttgaccattatggtaTATCCGTTTCACAAAGGATATCGGATATGGCttttacgttgtaactacaatcccattcctTTTCAtgagttagactatttaccggatttgttttaCTCAGCcattaaaaaataaactaaaccTACAAACTTTGCCTCTTAATGTCAAAATGTCAGGTTATAATATatgaaacagtaaaaacaaataattgcaCTAATCAAAATGCACCACTTGTAATCTTTTTGTATAAATAACATGTTGGAAATATTTCTTCACCATAGTATTTTTATCATAATCATTAGGGTCATTGGAAATTGACTGCTTTGTCCCTTTTATGACCCGTTACAAAGTTGTTGGGCCATATAGCTTTACCCTTCTCCATCATTCACTTATTTTGTCATGTTGTCATTCTGTCATTTCTTCATTCtctcatttatttatatttaatgattGAAATGGTAAACTGAAAACAgaataaatagttattaaaggtaccaggattataatttaataagccaGGCGCCtgtttcgtccacataagactcattagtgacgctaagatcaacaagtagaaagttgaagaccattgaggacccaaaattcaaaaaagatgtgccaaatacggctacggtaatctattccacGAATAAGAAAATTCTTTGTTTTTGCAACATTTAGAGTTTTgttacagaaaatttataaaaatgaccatatcattgatattcatgtcaacaccaaagtgttgactactaggctggtgataccctcggagacgaaacgtctgAATAACGATATATGTCTTTCATTGATGTTGACCTTAGACCTGTACCTGACAAACCTCAGAATCACGGTAAAATAACAGATTTTTAGTCAAAGCAGTCTTTAATTGGTGATGATCTTAGACCTGTATGTTACAAACCTCGGAATCAAGGTAAAATAACAGGTTTAATTCTGCAATGCagtttttaaccagatttttgtgacaaaaatatcGGTTATTGAATTGGGGGTGTACGGCggtcgggcggcaatcaaatgttgtccgtgcattaactcatgaaccgttcaaccaaagcttttaaaattttaatatgttgttactgacaactaaatgaaggtcaagttcaataatggcgattttttaccgttcaggagttatggttcttgaaagattgaaaaatggagtttccagtcgtgttcgtgcatttacgcatgaactgttctatcaaagcttcccaaattttgatatgttgttactgatgacaaaatggaggtcaagttcaataatgatgattttgacttttaccgttcaggagttatggttcttgagagattgaaaaatggagtttccagtcgtgtccgtgcatttacgcatgaactgttctaccaaagcttccctaattttaatatgttgttactgatgacaaaatagaggtcaagttcaataatgacgattttgacttttaccgttcaggagttatggttcttgaaagattgaaaaatggtgtttccagtcgtgtccgtgcattttctcatgaactattcaaccaaagcttttaaaatttgtatatgttgttactgatgacaaaatagaggtcaagttcaataatgacgattttgacttttaccgttcaggagttatggttcttcaaagattgtaaaatggcgtttccattcacgttgttgcatttactcatgaaccattcaatctaagatttcaaattttaatatgttgatactgatgacaaaatggaggtcaaatttgatattgacgattttcactttcaccattcatcagtaatggttcttgttaTATTGACAGGACACAAACAAATGTTAATacatccggtttgctgtcgttgtgacagcctcttgtttattgaTGATGACCTTAGACATGTTCGCGTTTTTTATAAAGCTGGGTTCAAATTCATATTGAAACAATTAACGATGTTTTTATTGTTAATCTAACTACTTGCTAGATTAATCAACTTAATGCTTGATATGGCAAACTGAAAACAGCataaatagttatgaaaggtaccaggattataatttaataagccaGATACGTATTTCATTTACTcgttaagactcatcagtgacgctcagatcgaaataattgtgataccctcagggacgacacgtctaaaaacaatatatgtctgTGTTAGAGATGACCAGGGAAAGCAAATTTTCACATAATTTTCATATGTttcattttcagtatttttaCAACACTGGGTCAACTGTATCCTTACTTATTGTAAAGCAGTATATACAGGAATTCCTAAGATTTTATTTGTTGCAACTCATAAAGACAGAGTACCAAAGGTAAGGGAACAAAGTTATCTGATATATTGgccttttttctaatactatatgaaATAGTTCAACTATATCTATATCAATCTCAATATAATGTTATTCCATTAGATATTTATAAGTTTGGCAATCATGAGTTATGACCCTTTAATGAATTAATTATGTTATAATCAGTAAACGGCTTGCTGTCAATTTTCCTGTCCTCATCAATGATTGTTCTTCAGAACTTTTTTTAAGATTAATGGTATAGTGGTAAATTCCTTTTACATGAACTTAAGTATTGCATAGATTGTTCTTCACCATGAAATCTGATCACTCTCATGTACTTTCTTTAAAGGAGGATATTGAAACACGGCGTACAGAGTTATATAGCGGAGTAGAAGAGTTATTCAAAGACCACGAAGGACGAGCGCATCTGGttatcaacaacaaaatatttgtcaatgccACAGACAACACAGATCCAGAGATCAATGTCCTAAAGAAAGCAATCACAGATCTTACCTTTCAACATCCATGTTGGGGAGAGTCAATGCCCAATGCCTCTGTTCCTCTTGAACTTGAGATTGCTAACCTGGTAGCAAACGGGAATCAAATATTGTCATTGTTGGAAGTTGAAGAATTAAATGCCATCAGCAAGGTGTCCGTCTTGTCAAAGGAAGAGCTCAGTGATTTCCTTCACTTCCAGCACTCACTTGGAAAGATGATCAATTTTGATACCCCACAGTTGAGAGGTTATGTGATCATAAGTCCGCTACTTCTGGTCGAAGTTATGAGATCGTTTGTTACAGGTACTATCTTATATAATATCAACATGTATACTCCGTGGTCATTAAACACTGCCCGATGCCCATAGTACATGTCAATAATCTCTGAATCTTTATATCGTCCGACGCCAAATATATGTCCAAACAATTCCATATTAACTATAAAAGATAAATACTTACAGTTATACAACTTTTCAAAACAATTATCGTACTCAGACTCAGAAATCATCCAATCAAGGAAAGTTTTTTTATGACTGAAATGCCTGAAATTAACACTTTTTCCCACAATCAcagaaaaaggaa from Mytilus edulis chromosome 7, xbMytEdul2.2, whole genome shotgun sequence encodes the following:
- the LOC139483487 gene encoding uncharacterized protein gives rise to the protein MIRPLFEIRRAYKNGKKDYNDNEEQQKDNRESEYGESDSTESYDLNEEVGDESKDFIDDEDKDFIDDGDEDLIDDEDEDFIDDEEASSENEKEDFSDDEDN
- the LOC139483488 gene encoding probable serine/threonine-protein kinase roco4 → MDGVYNKVLMTSREGKEPNPNKKLDQPQASDISPSRSKYDDMDNPGLQQQSQAISWPLPSNTSSNISNQTSASLTLSPQSSSVVPLSRYQLKQKMKAKMTKDEIRKQMEKVLKSGKYKMKVGRLIFWDFGGQYVYYTTHQTFMTYRALFLVVFDGSKGLHEQVPDVLCFPGQHMIPTPAVFLQHWVNCILTYCKAVYTGIPKILFVATHKDRVPKEDIETRRTELYSGVEELFKDHEGRAHLVINNKIFVNATDNTDPEINVLKKAITDLTFQHPCWGESMPNASVPLELEIANLVANGNQILSLLEVEELNAISKVSVLSKEELSDFLHFQHSLGKMINFDTPQLRGYVIISPLLLVEVMRSFVTGTILYNINMYTPWSLNTARCP